In Mustelus asterias chromosome 17, sMusAst1.hap1.1, whole genome shotgun sequence, the following are encoded in one genomic region:
- the LOC144506101 gene encoding lysozyme C-1/C-2-like, which yields MKTLIVLSVLLAVSSAEILSRCHLAKAIKNSVLAKYTKYSVDDWLCLADHVSKYNTLAIGQDSRNEKIWSTNYGIFQISSKWWCDNGKTPDSSNGCGIKCDELLNRELQVNFECAAKIVAKKGMEAWSSWTENCKGKWIGYYTYFCFF from the exons ATGAAGACTCTCATTGTTCTCAGCGTCCTTCTCGCTGTCTCCAGCGCTGAAATCCTGTCACGATGTCACCTGGCTAAAGCAATCAAGAATTCTGTGCTGGCAAAATACACCAAATACAGCGTGGATGATT GGCTGTGTTTGGCGGACCATGTGAGTAAATACAACACACTTGCAATTGGTCAGGATTCAAGGAATGAGAAGATCTGGTCAACAAACTATGGGATTTTTCAAATTAGCAGTAAATGGTGGTGCGATAATGGAAAGACTCCAGATTCTTCAAATGGCTGTGGGATAAAATGTGATG AGCTCCTGAATAGAGAACTGCAGGTGAACTTTGAGTGTGCTGCAAAAATTGTGGCCAAAAAGGGAATGGAGGCCTG GAGCAGTTGGACTGAGAACTGCAAGGGGAAATGGATTGGTTATTACACCTACTTTTGCTTCTTCTAA